One genomic segment of Arachis duranensis cultivar V14167 chromosome 4, aradu.V14167.gnm2.J7QH, whole genome shotgun sequence includes these proteins:
- the LOC110280431 gene encoding pectinesterase-like translates to MCRNTQEDQNLCREVLSQVDGSSSSDPKAYIDAAVNDIRDGVTTALKMMTIKEEFSKDDNGIKMAIDGCKEVMESALSSLDLFSNVLRSNHDITSLQSQTPDLKNWLSAVISYQQSCVSIISLDIVTGLAKIIEDLGLHVEMKPIASSGRVLREEVDNEGFPDWFSSSDRKLLAKDVKFHVPNVVVAKDGSGNFRTVQDAINSYPKTKNFQERYIIYVKAGIYKENCTVPSHAMNIFMYGDGPTKTIITASMSNDMRFENAAGAKGHQAVALRNVGDFSAFYNCHIHGYQDTLYVQANRQFYRNCEIAGTVDFIFGTSPTMIQRSKLIVRMPLPTQFNVLVADGTVERNMTTGIVIQGCQIVPDPSVKYQIKTYLGRPWKEGSRAVIMESYLGDWINPEGWAPHATNEMKSFLDICEYGNTGPAVSVHGRIKWKGYRGIITKNEAMRFTVGEFLKGGPNNSADQWLNALSVPFESGFVRP, encoded by the exons ATGTGCCGCAACACACAAGAGGATCAAAACCTCTGTCGCGAGGTTCTAAGCCAAGTTGATGGGTCCTCTTCTTCTGACCCGAAAGCATACATCGATGCCGCCGTGAATGATATCAGAGACGGCGTCACCACCGCCTTAAAGATGATGACGATTAAGGAGGAGTTCTCCAAAGATGACAACGGAATCAAGATGGCCATTGATGGTTGCAAAGAAGTTATGGAATCCGCATTGAGCAGCCTCGACCTTTTCAGCAATGTGCTTCGCAGCAATCACGACATTACCTCCTTGCAATCGCAAACTCCCGACCTCAAGAACTGGCTTAGTGCCGTTATCTCATATCAGCAATCTTGT GTTTCCATCATAAGTCTCGATATTGTTACTGGTTTGGCTAAGATCATTGAAGATCTTGGTCTGCATGTGGAAATGAAACCCATTGCTTCTTCTGGACGTGTTCTTCGCGAAGAGGTTGATAACGAGGGGTTCCCCGATTGGTTTTCCTCTTCAGATCGCAAGTTGTTGGCAAAGGATGTGAAGTTTCATGTTCCAAATGTAGTGGTTGCTAAAGATGGTAGTGGAAACTTTAGGACGGTTCAGGATGCAATTAACTCGTATCCAAAGACAAAAAATTTTCAGGAAAGGTACATTATCTATGTTAAGGCGGGGATTTATAAGGAGAATTGTACAGTTCCATCTCATGCAATGAATATTTTCATGTATGGCGATGGCCCTACTAAGACCATTATCACTGCTAGTATGAGCAAT GACATGAGGTTCGAGAATGCAGCTGGTGCAAAAGGGCACCAAGCAGTTGCACTCAGAAATGTAGGAGATTTTTCAGCTTTTTATAACTGCCACATACATGGTTATCAAGACACTTTGTATGTTCAAGCTAATAGACAATTCTACCGCAACTGCGAAATTGCTGGAACAGTTGACTTTATTTTCGGTACATCCCCCACCATGATCCAAAGAAGCAAGCTCATCGTGAGGATGCCCTTGCCAACTCAATTCAATGTGTTGGTCGCAGATGGCACCGTCGAAAGGAACATGACTACTGGCATTGTGATTCAGGGATGCCAGATTGTTCCAGATCCA TCTGTCAAATACCAAATCAAGACTTATTTGGGTAGGCCATGGAAAGAAGGATCGAGAGCAGTAATTATGGAATCATATCTGGGTGATTGGATTAATCCGGAAGGGTGGGCCCCTCATGCTACCAATGAGATGAAAAGCTTCTTAGATATTTGTGAGTATGGAAATACCGGACCAGCTGTTTCAGTTCATGGAAGAATCAAGTGGAAGGGATATCGTGGTATAATAACCAAGAATGAAGCCATGCGATTCACTGTTGGTGAATTCCTCAAGGGTGGACCTAACAATAGTGCTGACCAATGGTTGAACGCTCTTAGTGTTCCTTTTGAAAGTGGTTTTGTAAGACCATAA